A stretch of the Argentina anserina chromosome 6, drPotAnse1.1, whole genome shotgun sequence genome encodes the following:
- the LOC126797161 gene encoding jacalin-related lectin 33-like, with protein sequence MFITPTLNISCITCMKGNHRDEEGSNKKKQSGGKENNSVVLELYRGITGGGPWDDGIHDGIREINLVYGKCIDSMCVFYDKNGELVKGERRGGHDMCSEFNKPISFAEIKLEYPEEFLVSISGYYSGVNWIVGDPVILRSLTFESNNRTFGPFGVQVGTPFNFRVQDGEKIVGFKGRDGWHLDAIGFHILKPLDLYGGTSGGVYGQCIDSLCVVYKKNGELIIGDTHGGYDKGSDLHKPLNTVQIKLEYPNEFLVSVTGHYCGVTWIVGAPVVLRSLEFKSNRRTFGPFGIQVSTPFTFRVKDGEEIVGFFF encoded by the exons ATGTTTATCACCCCAACCCTCAACATCTCATGTATAACTTGTATGAAGGGAAATCATCGTGATGAGGAAGGTAGCAACAAGAAGAAGCAATCAGGAGGGAAGGAAAACAATTCGGTAGTGCTGGAACTTTATAGAGGAATAACTGGTGGAGGTCCTTGGGATGATGGAATCCATGACGGCATCAGAGAGATCAACCTCGTTTATGGTAAATGCATCGACTCGATGTGTGTATTCTACGATAAAAATGGTGAGCTTGTCAAAGGCGAAAGGCGAGGAGGTCATGACATGTGCAGTGAATTCAACAAGCCCATAAGTTTTGCTGAG ATAAAGCTTGAGTACCCTGAGGAGTTTCTGGTGAGTATCAGTGGATACTATTCTGGGGTGAACTGGATAGTTGGAGATCCGGTCATCTTAAGGTCTCTCACATTTGAGAGCAATAATCGAACATTTGGACCATTTGGAGTTCAAGTTGGGACGCCCTTTAATTTTAGAGTACAAGATGGTGAGAAAATTGTTGGCTTTAAGGGAAGAGATGGATGGCACCTAGATGCAATTGGGTTTCATATATTAAAACCGCTGGATCTTTATGGAGGAACGTCCGGAGGAG TCTATGGTCAATGCATCGACTCATTGTGTGTGgtgtataaaaaaaatggtGAGCTAATTATAGGCGACACGCATGGAGGTTATGACAAGGGCAGTGATCTTCATAAACCTCTGAATACGGTTCAG ATAAAGTTGGAATACCCAAATGAGTTTTTGGTGAGTGTCACCGGACATTATTGTGGGGTGACCTGGATAGTCGGCGCTCCGGTGGTGTTACGGTCACTTGAATTTAAGAGCAATAGAAGAACATTTGGACCATTTGGAATACAAGTCAGCACACCCTTTACTTTTAGAGTAAAAGACGGAGAGGAAAttgttgggttttttttttga
- the LOC126797162 gene encoding LOW QUALITY PROTEIN: jacalin-related lectin 19-like (The sequence of the model RefSeq protein was modified relative to this genomic sequence to represent the inferred CDS: deleted 1 base in 1 codon), with product MEGSDGGRMPTVRTKKDVGAQIRNLGDFLPSSSSSIKILFSRSYGFDLGFHESGKENSGRKKKTIVLGPWGGNGGNAWDDGLYQGVREVTLIYGHCIDSIVVVYDKNGKPVTSEKHGGLGGNQTAEIKLQYPNEFLVNVRGHYCPVVFGGSPVIRSLKFESNRRTFGPFGVEEGTPFTFTVDGGKIVGLKGRGGWYLDAIGFHVYHAPKIQLFRRVEKSFRRLTSTVWKPSARRETEKTTLR from the exons ATGGAGGGGAGCGATGGTGGAAGGATGCCGACGGTGAGAACAAAGAAAGATGTGGGTGCCCAGATAAGAAATCTTGGTGATTTTCTgccttcttcgtcttcttctatAAAAATTCTTTTCAGCAGAAGCTATGGTTTCGATCTAGGTTTTCAT GAGAGTGGGAAGGAGAATTCAGgtaggaagaagaagacgattgTATTGGGACCATGGGGAGGCAATGGTGGAAATGCTTGGGATGATGGGCTATATCAAGGGGTGAGAGAAGTCACTCTCATCTATGGCCATTGCATCGACTCCATTGTTGTGGTATATGATAAAAACGGTAAGCCTGTTACATCAGAAAAGCATGGTGGTCTTGGAGGCAATCAAACAGCCGAG ATAAAGTTGCAGTAC CCCAATGAGTTCCTAGTGAATGTGAGAGGACACTATTGTCCGGTGGTGTTTGGTGGCAGCCCGGTGATCCGGTCACTCAAATTTGAGAGCAACAGAAGAACATTTGGACCATTCGGAGTTGAAGAAGGCACACCCTTTACTTTCACTGTTGATGGAGGCAAGATTGTTGGCTTAAAGGGAAGAGGTGGTTGGTACCTAGATGCAATTGGGTTTCACGTATATCATGCTCCCAAAATACAGCTCTTTCGGAGAGTTGAGAAAAGTTTCCGAAGGCTTACCAGCACGGTTTGGAAACCTTCAGCCCGGAGAGAAACTGAAAAGACCACTCTTCGCTGA